In Anopheles bellator chromosome 2, idAnoBellAS_SP24_06.2, whole genome shotgun sequence, the genomic stretch ACACTGCAGCAACATAATGGACGTTTGTGTAATGATGTGCGCCAGTAGCAGTTCGAGCGCAGTGATACCTGGGAGGGGCCATTGAACAAGGGGGTAtctaattattttaatgttctGTGCTCGCATCTATATCTGCTCATTACGCTGGGCCCGCTTGCATATCGCCCATCTTCACGCTTGTCTGATCACCTACCTGCCACGATCGTACGATCCCACACCCCCTCCAACCGATCGGTAATGAAAATGGTGGCCGTAATTAGCGTGGCCAGGAAAAAGATCATTCTGTTCGGCGATCGTTTGCGGTGGTGTCAATTTCGAGGCCGAAAAGTGGGTGTATGAAAAGAAAGGCGGCAAAAGCAACACGTGAGTGCACCGATAGTGAAATGGAAGTCGCGGTGGGCCAGCGACTTACGTCATCACCACACCGGGCGCCATGAAGGCGGTGAACTCTTCGTCGAACGTGCCGTAGACGGGTGTCTCGAAGGAGATGGGAATGCTCGCGAGCTGCCGGGGCAGCCGGCAATCGTCCATAAGGCTCTCGGCAAACTCGCGGTACGTCTGCAGCAGCTTCTTCTCGATGAAGAACGTGATCTGCTGGTCCGATTTGTCCAGGTACACCTTGATCTCGGACGTGTGGAACGACCCACCGTCCGCGTCCCGCACATTGTCCCGTACGTCCTGCAGCGATTCGGTGAAGTTCTCCGAAAAGTGGATGAAACCTAGGATCTTCCCCTTCCGGGCATCCCGATACGCGTCGTCGTACGTTTCGTAGTACTCCTGAAATGTGTGTAACCAAGAGTTAAAGCAAAGCACCGCCTGAGTGGCCGGGAACTGCTGGCCCCCCCGCGTGCCCGACAGAGATACCTGTATCGCCACGCTTCGGTTGAGCTTCTCCAGAAACCTACACGACACTTTGTACAGATCACAGTCGTAGTCGTCGTGGTAGTAGGTGTTGATGAGCGATTCGTTAAAGCACTGCCGGATGTTGGCCAGCTCGTCGTTCACGATGCCGAGCCGCAGGTCCTTCGGGTTGCCACCGACCGCCACGTAGAAACTTACCAGTTGAAATATCGGGTACAGAAACAGGAAAACCATCCcactgtatgtgtgtttgtatgtacGTGTGCCCGAGAGGAAGGTCCGGAAATGAAACAAGAGTCGCGGTTACTTTCCAACAGAAACTGAAGAACTGGGTATAAACTGTGTGAGCGGATGATGAAGGGGGTCCAAAAACAGCGAACGCCGGAGGTCCTGTCATGCACGGAGGTTAGGTTGGGTAATCGTTAGGAACCCGGAGTCATCTAGAAAAATACGGTGGTCTCAATCTTATGTACTGTTCTGCCCGTCAGCTTGGCTGCCATTTGCATCCGTTTTAAGAACGGCTATCGTCCAGCTATTTTAATGCAAACCAAAGTTAGAGGATTGTACCTTGTTAATTTCCAAACATCAATACTGGCCGAATGATAGTTAAAGAAGCTCGGTTCATTTCACTTCCACATGGAACACCATTCGCAGTGGTGCCACGGATGTGGCTAGTAACGTCCCCTAACCTCATGCTCTAACATGAAGTAGTAAGCATTAGAATGAGGCATTAGCTAAGACTGGCAATTGCTATGTACAAGTAAAAAAATCATTGGATTTGTCCTAGTTCAATCACACAATTGTCCCACTGTCGCCGTCACAGAAGCTGACCAACCACAGAGTCCCCAGTGTACTTTCACAGTTCTGAGTCGTTTTCTGAGATGTTGTTTCGTTGGTTGTTCGATGATCGTTCTATGAAAAATGAGTAATATGCAGATGGTGATGAAACGCGGGTGCCATCGGTGCGATCTCTGCGATCGCCCTGCGCAGCCACACGGTCCTACATTCGGCGACCAGCCATTCAAACGACCGAACAGTGGCCGAGTGGCGAATATTGGAGAAGCTAAAAGACAGGACACACGGTGCGCTACTCACGCCGGTTGTCGGATCATCTGGAGGAAGTTCTTCGACAGCAGCGCATTCATGCGCCGCTTGGTCGTGAAGCTGACCAGCTCCTTGAGCCTCGTGGTCAGCGGTTGCCGCTTCTCGTCGAACATGCCTCGCTCCGCTGGCTTCTTCTCGTTGGCCGTCGTCAGCGCTGGTATCGTGTTCTTGATGTCCCGAGCGTCACCGACGGCCCGCAGCGTCTGCGTCTGGTGTGCCGTCCGGTCGGCCTCCTCCGAGGGGCCGTGCTTTTGGCAGAGGTTCAGAAAAGCCTCCTCGAGCGTGCTGCAGGAGAACCGTTCCAGAATGTTGAGCGGCTTGTCTTCGGCCAGTAGAATGCCGTTTCGCATCAGTCCAATCTGGAATCGGTCACCGAAAAAGATCGCTAGAAACGGATCGCCACGCCGGTGATTGGCCTCACGCCCACTTACGCAACCGGCTTGCTTAGCCTCTTCGATGTAGTGGGTCGTAATAATCacagccattttgtttgtaCTCGTCGCTTCCACTAGATACTGCCAGATCTTCTCCCGCAGCAGCGGGTCCAGCCCAACGGTCGGTTCGTCCAGGATCAGTAGCTCCGGTTCGTGGACCATGGCGGCCGCGAAGGACACCCTccgctgctggccaccacTGCAGTTGCCAACATATCTGCGCGGTAGAGGAGGTGCGGTCAGTTAGGAAGATGATTCGAACCGCATTTACCGCGTCCGCTTGGTCTCACTCACCGATCGTCTCCTGGCAGCTCTAGGAGGTGCTTCAGTAGTTTGTACCGTTCGCGGATTTTCTCCTTCGACATGCCGTATATCCGGCCGAAGTAGTAGATCGTTTCCTTGATGGTGAACTCCTCCACGAGGGCAATGTCCTGGGGCATGTAGCCAATGCGGGGCCCCGGCACTCCCGAGCCTGCCGTGCCGGGTGTTCCGCCGAGCACATTGATTTCACCATCGTTCAGGAACTTCCTGCCCACTATACAGGAGAGTAGTGTCGTTTTGCCGCAACCGGATGCTCCCAGGAGGCCATAGCTGTAAATAGAGTTTCACCACAACCGTTAAACTCTTAACCGAACTCGTCCATTTCTAATgacaccgaaaaccgaaagtaAGGTCCACACACCCGTCTGTCGCTCTGTAACGGATTGGTGCCGAATCTGTCGTCATAAACAATACACACTCAACCCACGCCCGCTGATCGATGCTGATACGGCGAGGCGTCTCAGGTGAACCATGAAACTCGGTGAACTCGGTTGAGACGTGAAGCAATCGGTAGTGAAAATAGACACAAAATACGGTCCGCCATTTGAACATGAAGGAGGCCACAGAGGCCACAGTCAGCGCTACCTTTCAAAGCCTTCACCACCGGAGGTTTACCCTCGGCTAATTAATGGGGCTTTCGGACTTCCACGCGCAATTGCCCACGGTTTTCTGGGGGAGACTGCAGTGGCTTTGGACGTTATGCGAATTTGAACCGTGCGCCAGTCTCCCACTGATTTATGGATGTGATGGTCAAACACATTTCCCGGCGCCAGAAGTTGCGACAGATATGGAAGGTcgcgtttcctttttgtcgTCCGTCACCAGCAACATTGAATTATCCCAGGGCCTCTTCGTAGTCCGAGCGACGGCGGGCTCATCGCGCTAATCGCTCTGTGCAAATGGTCAAATGATTAATACCAACTGTGAATGGGTCCGCTGCTGAGCATTAGTAGTCGGAGACGGAAAGCAGCTAGCCGTGCCACTGACCAGTCTTCGGTTGCGGCACCCCACCCAGCGTTAAGTAAGTAAAGACAATGGGAGTGCAATAAATTGGGCTCCAAAAACGCAACCGTGGCCGAGCGAAGGATAAAGTTTCGACCCACCTTTCGACGCAACCTCAAGCTGGTTTATGATCTTTGTCTCGGGTAACCGAGGTCAGTCCGTGTTGGGCTACGAATAGAAGGAGATATTCAGCAGTGCAATTCACTGTTAACACTTCTGATGCTATTGATTTGATATGATTCGCTTGATATGATCGTCGGTCTTCTTTTTGGAGCTCCatgttgttttaaaatttcatagATAGACCTTAGTACTCTttaccattttcatttcaatcctTGTACCTTCTTCCACCTATCAGCAATCCATTGACCACATGCTAACTCCATCAACTTGAAATTTGACCCCCATAAAAACAGTCAAGGGATGCGCTTTTTCATGGGAACGCTCTCAGCAACCTTTTCCGATCGGTTTTGTAATGGTGATCTTCACTCGTCCAGCACACCCGAAGGGATCTCTCGTTTTTGGTCCATTTATTAACCGAGAGGTGTTTTGGTCACTCTACTAATTGCCATTAGCTTTCAGTTTCATTTCGGTGTTTTGCCCGTAAATTGGCCATGGACCGACGACCACGGCCGCCATTACGCGTCACACCAAGAAGCCAAATCGACCCGATCGCGTAACGATCGAGCCGAGAGTGATGGCCGTACAATTGGTCACAGGCATTCATCATCCCGCCGTGTTGGAGGCAATCCTTCAACTGTCTTCGACCTCTTTTCATCTGCGTCGGCACCCCAACGCGAGTGGATTCTTCGCCGTCTTCTCCGTCTTTTATTCAAATGACCCATCCCGTCCGAAAggaaccgagaaaaaaaaaagttacgTAAACGATGTGGCCTTGACACGTACTTTCTTGTGTTCGCCGTCGCGTTGTTGGCTGCGACGCCCCTCGTGCGTTCCGGGCAGAGAGGTGTCACTTTTCTACGAAAGCTACTCCACAAGTGCGCGAGGTCGTGTCCCTTTGCCGGTGGTGTCCTTTCGGAGTGCCGCAAAAGGAGATTTCACCTCGCCGGCTCACGGACAAACCGGTGAAGACGACAATGGTCGCGGCCCTCGCCAGAACCGCGCACCACCAGAATAGGCGTCCAAGGTGTGACAGATACGACCCCTGGTGAGACCCGAGGTTTGAACTTGAACCAGGTCACCCCGCCCGAATCGAATTAGAgagccgtgtgccgtgtaGTTGCCACACTCGCGCTCCACCGGCGCTCCGTCTAGGAAAGTCGGAAGGTCGCCGCATATGTTAAGTTCCTGATACCACCCCGACCCCGTGTGCCCGTGGGCTGTGCGAGGATGCGGAATTGCCCCGTGCGGCCAAGGAAGCGACCGAGAAGAGCAGTTGCCGAAGGGCAAgaagtgaaaacgaaaacgcatTCACGGCGGAACGGGTTAGGCCGGGGCCGTTGTGCTGCTGTGGTGAGGTTTGCCAGGTCATCGTCGCGGCAAGGAGAGCGCCTGACGTTGACCATGAAACGGCCCCCCAATGTCACCCGGTGACACCCCTGTGGGTGAATCCTGTACCCGGCGCGGCCACGAATGTTGCAAGCGTGTGGAGGCAGTTCCGAGGAGGAGAGTTTCCTTGGCGCCGCTCTTGTGGTGAACTTCAACTTCGTCTACATCCGTCCATCCCACTTTCCAGGGCATCTGGGGGGCGAGTGTGTGGCCTTCGAACTCGGAAGGGCACCCCCCTGAGAGGCGCTTCCACGACGGTTGCCCAACGCGATGTTAGCCCATCGCACTCTCAGTCCACGCCAAAAGGCACGCACCTGGCGTTCGAGAGCTTTCGCGccttttattaaaatattcatgttATGCGACATGACCGATAGCGGCCCTCTCCCCACCCGCCGGGGTGGACCGTGATGTTGGATTctggtttcactttccttgCGCAACCGGTCGCGACAAGGATCGCGGTGTCAGAGAGGTTCTCGCTAGGTCCAGACCAAAGACCAAAAGACCGTCCGCGGCTCGGTGGAGACACAAAGACGCTACTTACATCGATCCACGGGTGACGCTCATGTTCAGGTGATTCAGCACGATCTTCTTGTTGGGATCGTTCGCCTTGCCGTAGTATTTGTAGCCGGATATCACTTCCACCGCCGTCATGTTGGGGCCGTTCTGCTGCTAGCTGTTGGTCTgtggagcgagagagagagagagtgttaGAGAAGCACTGGCCGAAGTTTATCCAGGATACGAATGGACCGACGTGCGTTCCAGAGAACCGAGCGGAATAAATCAATCCTAAATCATACTGCTGGGCTGGACAGGCGACTGTTCGGATTTTACAGCCGGTGTTCTTGATTGCACAATCCACAGTCAATATGCAAATTGGGGAGGAAGCGGCCTAGGacattagtttgtagtttccTTTTGCCAGATTCACACGAAAAATAggcgagcaaacaaaccatGAATGGCGAGTTGTACTGTAAACAGAACCTcgaaccggttccgttggCCCGTAGTCCGTACAGTCGTGTTCGTTGGGGGCCGGGAGTCGTCGGCAGCGCAGTTTCATCACAACATGTTTTCGAAATTACCCAAATGTAATGGTGTCGCTCGGTTACATACTCTCCGACACGGGGAAACTAGAAAATGTATGAAAATTTAACGTTCAAAGTGAGACATACAAGACCCATTTATGCGAGCCATAAATTGACAGCATCGGAAGAAGTCAGAACTCGGCACGGCTCGTTCCTGTTTAATTAACAAATCCGACCACAGGTTGAAGTTTGCCGTCGGCAACAAACAGAGGCCGGTCGTCCATCATTATCGTTCCGCTGCTTGACATCGCAGGCTTCTTGCGGAAGCCCGAGCACACGGTCACACTGTGGGCGGACAATGACCTAATGATGATCCTTGAACAACTTGCCGAAGTGAAACAGGTTACCATAACCAGCGATCGCCGGAAGAGAGCACACGTCAGAACGCTGGATTTGACGTGTGGAACCATCTTTTATGACACCAATAAGCTTCACAGTTAGCGATCAAACCGGGCGCTCGGATCTCGGGTCCACCGAGTACTCCATTCCGCTCCATTTTCATACTAATGCTAccttaatttaaatcaattctAATTCAAATCTTAAATTTAGTGCCAGTTGTCTATCCCAGGGTTGTCGAGGCCAGGCAAGGCCTCTGAGGTAGTcggcgactatgggtcgtcggcAAGGGTTCGCAAAGTGAAGGGCAACTGTGAAAGAACTGATGACTCTTAAGACTAACGGCTCTGAGAGAGTCTTATGACCCCCCGGTGCAAACGGTCAAATAGAGTCATTCTGACAAAATTGTGGTGACACAGTGCGAAGatttttggccgaggcgtcAGACAGACGGGCGAAGAAGGTTTATATAAGTCccgaccgatcggtcgatcggcacATCGGTGCCGTCCGAACAGTGCCGTCGGTCGGATCAATATTTCTCCGTCCGTTGTGTGAGACTCGGCTGGGCTTGGAACTGTGTCACCGTGGCCGTCCGGCGTGATGTAAGGTGTGTGGTAGCTAgacattcattttttttacgCCCACCCTGGATCGGCAGCTCCCGGCGTATACTTCCATGCCCCCGAGCCCGGGAATGTAGTTCCCAGTGGCCTCCGTTGAACCGGCGTTCCAGTTGCCACGGTGCCGCCGTGGCTGGTTCCGAGCTCCAGGAGAGGTCGCCCTTGTACCGTGCGCGCTCCGTGCCGACGCCGCTGTCGTCGATTAATGAAGCAAACTTGAACATAATCGCCCGCTCAAGGTCACGCACACCCCTGGGCTGGGGGACGGCCGGATGGTTCGATAAGTTACTCGCTCGCCTCAAGTACTCGCCCCTTACTCCGTACCGAGCAGGTACGGCGCAGGATCGAGCGTGATCGATCGTCATCGACTCGGCGCTGAAGCGTCCTCGAAAGAGGCTGCCACTTCGGGATGCTGCCATTTTGCGGACCGGTTTGCGAACACTGGCGGACGATCGCCGGGTGACGGACAACTGCTGCTTCATCTTCAACGGTGTGTAATCATCGGAAGACGTCAATTGCGGAACCAGCGAGCGCAAGTCACGCCAAAATGTGCAACCTAACGCCTGCTCTTGAGATCGGCACGCAGGAACCTCCGGCTGGGCGCTACCACTCTCCAACCTCccctctcgccctctctctctctctctccgcagTCCTTCCGGTCGTTCCGATCCTCGCGTAATGTGTATATGATTTATGCAatcgcacagcggttgtaATTAGTCctgcgccatcatcatcatcgttggcggcggcgggcctGCCTGAAAATCGTGAGCCAGCCCGTGGCCTACCGAATAACTGCCCCTCGCCGcacgcccccggggggggtcGCCGTTTAATTGGTTCACAGTTCACTTCACGGCGGCCCGGCCATTGCGCCACACACTCTCGCATCGACGCGGGCACCGCTCAAGGTGATTAGACGCGTTCGTGGCCGATAGTTGCGTGGCGCATGTCGCTCACCACCCCGCGCGGCAATGACGGCAATTGTTGGAGTGCCGCTGGAACCCCGCGAACGGTTTGCGCGAATTTCCAAATCAAACTTCCAATACCGTCGCGGCCCAAGGCTGGCCAACCGGTCCCCGGTACCCCCCGGCCACGGTCCGGCCCGCAAGAACGTGGCCCGCACTCCGTTCTCCCCCTAGAACCGGTTCGATCGCCGGTTGCGAAAACAGCAACCCCAGCCGTGGGGCAGTGGCGGCAGGGATTGCCCGGCAAGGGGCTTCCATTGAAGTTCATTTGCTTCGCGCACCGGATCACCTTCAAAAACGTAGGCGATCCGCGGTGCACCGGGTACCGGACGTCCTCCCCTGCGCGGCCCCCCGACGGACAGGCCCCGGGTCCCCGGATCACCTCGCGCGTTGCGTCAACGAGTGACACCGGACGGAATGGCTCCACCGAGCGGTTCTGGTCTGGCTGGAGGCCAGATATGGGGCGCAGCAGATCCCACGGCGGAACCTCCGTAACCGAGGGGCTCCTGGGCACTCGGCTCAACATGAGGCCACTCGTGCAGCCGTGAAGCGTTGCTGCGTTGCCACCGAAAGTTTCGATCATTCGGAAAACCGAAGCTACCGATCCTAACGCCTAATAACGAGCCTACGGCCGTTTGGGGCCAATTTCGTGCAATTGACTTTATGATGCTCCAATCGGTTCTCGGGGTCCGTTCGAATGTCCCTCATCGATACTTGGCCATCCGCAAATCCACACACCCAATTCGACCCTTTACCAGTCTTTCGTTGTGTCTAAGTTGTCACCGGTGGCCTCCGTCGGCTTTCTCTAGGCTCGTTTGTTCGATGTGACACATTTGATGACTGGGCTGCTCTATTCGAAGGTTACATTGGAAGGTTCGAGGGCTCTAcatttgtgttgtgtttgatttatcgGTTTTTATTGCTTATTGCCGACCGACCCCGTCAACTTCGTTAAGGCGGAATGGAGTTTTGGGAAACGAACGTTCATTACACCTAACCTTAAATCTTTTATCGAAGATTTGATCGATGCAGCTGCCGAAAGTTTGATCGATGAAAGGTTTGGTGTACCATTAACGTCCAATGATATCCTTCATCGGGCGCCAGTTACTTTTGATATGTGAAAATACGTTCGAAATAACCATgatggtttgttgtgtttgtatCGACATTCAGTTTGCCAAAGAAGTTCCCGAAATTATCCGTTTCTAAGTCTGTTTTCTAAACACCATTTTTTGGATTCAATTGTCGAAACTGTTAGGTCTAACAAGTTTGCTCACAACAGCTCAATTAATAGTACCATCTAATGCGATGAAACATCCCCAAGATAATACAATAtctatttcaaaaataaactcgaaattaaataaaagcaGAACTCTTTTTTCACAGAAAATACGGGCTACGGTGAAATTTAAAACTATGGTTTATGGAAAGGTCGACTTCTCGCTAAACCTTGCCATTAACGGCGAGCTGGCAACAAACCGTC encodes the following:
- the LOC131208809 gene encoding ABC transporter G family member 20 — its product is MTAVEVISGYKYYGKANDPNKKIVLNHLNMSVTRGSIYGLLGASGCGKTTLLSCIVGRKFLNDGEINVLGGTPGTAGSGVPGPRIGYMPQDIALVEEFTIKETIYYFGRIYGMSKEKIRERYKLLKHLLELPGDDRYVGNCSGGQQRRVSFAAAMVHEPELLILDEPTVGLDPLLREKIWQYLVEATSTNKMAVIITTHYIEEAKQAGCIGLMRNGILLAEDKPLNILERFSCSTLEEAFLNLCQKHGPSEEADRTAHQTQTLRAVGDARDIKNTIPALTTANEKKPAERGMFDEKRQPLTTRLKELVSFTTKRRMNALLSKNFLQMIRQPAGMVFLFLYPIFQLVSFYVAVGGNPKDLRLGIVNDELANIRQCFNESLINTYYHDDYDCDLYKVSCRFLEKLNRSVAIQEYYETYDDAYRDARKGKILGFIHFSENFTESLQDVRDNVRDADGGSFHTSEIKVYLDKSDQQITFFIEKKLLQTYREFAESLMDDCRLPRQLASIPISFETPVYGTFDEEFTAFMAPGVVMTMIFFLATLITATIFITDRLEGVWDRTIVAGITALELLLAHIITQTSIMLLQCLEIILLATFLFDAQNQGNNITVVGLLMLLGFAGMLYGLLISIFCDAHSTANFMATGSFYPMIILCGILWPLEGMPQYLQYVAYCFPFTIPSIAVRNVLSKGWSITNSQVYMGYGAVGVWIVSLLLLCLVGLKIKK